One Nonomuraea angiospora DNA segment encodes these proteins:
- a CDS encoding cellulase family glycosylhydrolase, with translation MHRSVRLAAIGAIVAASLQAAPAQAATTYEAENATVSQGVVESNHAGYSGTGFVNYDNTTGSYVEFAVDAATAGPATLTLRYANGTTVNRPMTIAVNGTATTRDFPGTGAWTTWQEATLTTTLNAGTNTVRATATTANGGPNLDRLVLGTPSSAGTPVQANGQLQVCGVRLCNQNGKQIQLRGMSSHGLQWYSQCLNTASLDALANDWKADVLRISMYIQEDGYETNPRLFTDRVHNLIEQATARGMYAIVDWHMLDPGDPNYNLSRAKTFFTEIAQRHNGKNNLLYEIANEPNGVSWSTIRNYANQLIPVIRQYDPETPILVGTRAWSSLGVSDGATESEIVNNPVSATNIMYTFHFYAASHGSEYLNTLSRAADRIPIFVTEFGTQTASGDGSNNFTRSQQYLDLLAQKKISWVNWNYSDDFRSGAVFTEGTCPNGSFSGTSRLKPAGVWVRDRIRTPDDF, from the coding sequence ATGCATCGATCCGTGCGGCTCGCCGCCATCGGCGCGATCGTCGCCGCCTCCTTGCAAGCAGCCCCAGCCCAGGCCGCGACCACGTACGAGGCCGAGAACGCCACCGTCTCCCAGGGCGTCGTCGAGTCGAACCACGCCGGCTACAGCGGCACCGGGTTCGTCAACTACGACAACACCACCGGCTCGTACGTCGAGTTCGCCGTGGACGCCGCCACCGCCGGCCCCGCCACCCTCACCCTGAGGTACGCCAACGGCACCACCGTGAACCGTCCGATGACCATCGCCGTGAACGGCACCGCCACCACCAGGGACTTCCCCGGCACCGGCGCGTGGACCACCTGGCAGGAGGCCACGCTCACCACCACGCTCAACGCCGGGACCAACACCGTCCGCGCCACCGCCACCACCGCCAACGGCGGCCCGAACCTCGACCGCCTCGTCCTCGGCACGCCCTCCAGCGCCGGCACGCCCGTCCAGGCCAACGGGCAACTGCAGGTGTGCGGGGTCAGGCTCTGCAACCAGAACGGCAAGCAGATCCAGCTGCGCGGGATGAGCAGCCACGGCCTGCAGTGGTACTCCCAGTGCCTCAACACCGCCTCCCTGGACGCGCTGGCCAACGACTGGAAGGCCGACGTCCTGCGCATCTCCATGTACATCCAGGAGGACGGTTACGAGACCAACCCCCGGCTGTTCACCGACCGGGTGCACAACCTGATCGAGCAGGCCACCGCCCGCGGCATGTACGCCATCGTCGACTGGCACATGCTCGACCCGGGCGACCCCAACTACAACCTGTCGCGGGCCAAGACGTTCTTCACCGAGATCGCCCAGCGGCACAACGGCAAGAACAACCTGCTCTACGAGATCGCCAACGAGCCCAACGGCGTCTCCTGGTCCACCATCAGGAACTACGCCAACCAGCTCATCCCGGTGATCAGGCAGTACGACCCGGAGACCCCGATCCTGGTCGGCACCCGCGCCTGGTCGTCGCTGGGCGTCTCCGACGGGGCGACCGAGTCCGAGATCGTCAACAACCCGGTCAGCGCCACCAACATCATGTACACGTTCCACTTCTACGCGGCCTCTCATGGCAGCGAGTACCTCAACACGCTGTCCAGGGCCGCCGACCGGATCCCGATCTTCGTCACGGAGTTCGGCACCCAGACGGCCTCCGGGGACGGGTCGAACAACTTCACGCGGTCGCAGCAGTACCTCGATCTGCTGGCCCAGAAGAAGATCAGCTGGGTGAACTGGAACTACTCGGACGACTTCCGCTCGGGCGCCGTCTTCACCGAGGGCACCTGCCCGAACGGCTCCTTCTCCGGCACCTCCCGCCTCAAGCCCGCCGGGGTCTGGGTCCGCGACCGCATCCGCACCCCTGACGACTTCTGA
- a CDS encoding BTAD domain-containing putative transcriptional regulator, which produces MRICILGPLEVEGDGGPIAVGGFRLRALLAVLALEAGRTVTAERLIDALWPDAPPANAANALQTLVRRLRVALRPYEVVESRPGGYTLAVAPDDVDALRFRRTAAQGAGKGEGLELWRGPALADLTSVPLLANAAAALEQDRLSAVEARAEAGLAAGAPVDLTSEVAAHPLRERLGALAMRALAAQGRQAEALELFERTRRTLADELGVDPGPELRAAHLAVLSGDVPVRPAPPTARVRQRGNVRTPRTSFIGREAELDQLGTLLGRARIVTLVGPGGAGKTRLATEVALRSAEAVWMVELAPVSDPADVPGAVLDALGLRGDRPPYRLPAEGGGPVEQVAEALAGRPALLVLDNCEHLVDAAAELAERLLTECQDLRVLATSREPLNLPGEHLAPVPPLEPPPVGASAEQAGAYPSVRLLLDRAGAARPGFAVDGGNVASVVALCRRLDGMPLAIELAAARLRTMTPRQLADRIDDRFKLLTGGSRTALPRQQTLRAVVEWSWELLGEQERVLARRLGVFAGGATLEAVEAVCGGAADVLGALADKSLVQVSAEGRYSMLETIRAYALERLAEAGEVDEYRRRHAAYLLELAERAVPELRTAAQTAWIERLSQERDDFAAALRYVIDERDAGSALRLCAALNWYWWMTGYRKEGATWATQVMELVGDDPPAGLTAAYTACMFAYGVDKFGTIVNDRPAMLALSELMDRLIERAEREGPLHPMIKLSRAVMAAAAGEDDRAAGLIEQYIESDDLWLSSSALMVGGRLRSEERLERSVAGFRQLGDRWGLSEALLGLAEMRAARGAPADDLIAETWSLTSRWVGSDEAISTLLRLAELRLRTGDLDGARDDLDRARASIDGETTAYTRLLLGLAEAAHACHLGDLDRGLEIYRGLFPLLDEAPPMVQLAAALRTAYGRALARGGDLDAGLEQHRLALEVLGTSSPDRPLLSQVLAGFALAAQVEGDQERAAVLFGASAAVEPHDVSPDTLEGARTARAALGDEHYDECFAKGAAMSRQEVYGMVGSTT; this is translated from the coding sequence GTGCGGATTTGCATTCTCGGGCCGCTGGAGGTCGAGGGCGACGGGGGACCGATCGCGGTCGGTGGGTTCCGGCTGCGGGCGCTCCTGGCCGTGCTGGCGCTCGAAGCCGGCCGTACCGTCACGGCCGAGCGGCTGATCGACGCCCTCTGGCCGGACGCCCCGCCCGCCAACGCGGCCAACGCCCTCCAGACCCTGGTCAGGCGGCTGCGGGTGGCGCTTCGCCCGTACGAGGTGGTGGAGAGCAGGCCGGGCGGTTACACGCTGGCCGTGGCCCCCGACGACGTGGACGCCCTGCGGTTCCGGCGGACGGCCGCGCAGGGGGCCGGAAAAGGGGAGGGCCTGGAGCTCTGGCGGGGGCCCGCGCTGGCCGACCTGACCTCCGTGCCGCTCCTGGCGAACGCGGCCGCCGCCCTGGAGCAGGACCGGCTCTCCGCCGTCGAGGCCCGCGCCGAGGCCGGGCTGGCGGCGGGCGCGCCGGTCGATCTGACGTCGGAGGTCGCCGCGCACCCGCTGCGCGAGCGGCTGGGCGCGCTCGCCATGCGGGCCCTGGCCGCGCAGGGGCGGCAGGCGGAGGCGCTGGAGCTGTTCGAGCGCACCCGCCGCACGCTCGCCGACGAGCTCGGCGTCGATCCCGGGCCCGAGCTGCGCGCCGCCCATCTGGCCGTCCTGTCGGGAGACGTCCCGGTACGTCCCGCGCCCCCGACGGCCCGGGTCAGGCAGCGGGGCAACGTACGGACCCCGCGCACCAGCTTCATCGGCCGCGAGGCCGAGCTGGACCAGCTGGGCACCCTCCTCGGCCGGGCCAGGATCGTCACGCTCGTCGGCCCCGGCGGCGCGGGCAAGACCCGGCTGGCCACGGAGGTGGCGCTCCGGTCGGCCGAGGCGGTCTGGATGGTCGAGCTGGCCCCGGTCAGCGACCCGGCCGACGTCCCGGGCGCCGTGCTCGACGCGCTCGGCCTGCGTGGCGACCGCCCGCCGTACCGGCTGCCCGCCGAGGGGGGCGGCCCGGTGGAGCAGGTGGCCGAGGCCCTCGCGGGCCGCCCGGCGCTGCTCGTCCTGGACAACTGCGAGCACCTCGTCGACGCCGCCGCCGAGCTGGCCGAGCGGCTGCTGACGGAGTGCCAGGACCTGAGGGTGCTGGCCACCAGCAGGGAGCCGCTCAACCTGCCGGGCGAGCACCTCGCCCCCGTCCCGCCGCTGGAGCCGCCGCCCGTGGGGGCGAGCGCCGAGCAGGCGGGGGCCTACCCGTCGGTCCGGCTGCTGCTCGACCGGGCCGGGGCCGCGCGGCCGGGGTTCGCCGTGGACGGCGGGAACGTGGCCTCGGTGGTGGCGCTCTGCCGCAGGCTGGACGGCATGCCGCTGGCCATCGAGCTGGCCGCGGCCCGGTTGCGCACCATGACGCCGAGGCAGCTCGCCGACCGCATCGACGACCGGTTCAAGCTGCTCACCGGCGGCAGCAGGACCGCGCTGCCGCGCCAGCAGACGCTCAGAGCGGTCGTGGAGTGGAGCTGGGAGCTCCTGGGCGAGCAGGAACGGGTGCTGGCCAGGCGGCTGGGCGTGTTCGCGGGCGGCGCGACGCTGGAGGCCGTCGAGGCGGTCTGCGGGGGAGCGGCGGACGTGCTGGGCGCGCTGGCCGACAAGTCGCTGGTCCAGGTCTCGGCCGAGGGCCGCTACTCGATGCTGGAGACCATTCGCGCCTACGCGCTCGAACGGCTGGCGGAGGCGGGCGAGGTCGACGAGTACCGGCGGCGGCATGCGGCGTACCTGCTGGAGCTGGCCGAACGGGCGGTGCCCGAACTGCGGACGGCCGCGCAGACCGCCTGGATCGAGCGGCTGTCCCAGGAGCGCGACGACTTCGCCGCGGCGCTGCGCTACGTCATCGACGAGCGGGACGCCGGGTCGGCGCTGCGGCTGTGCGCGGCGCTGAACTGGTACTGGTGGATGACCGGCTACCGGAAGGAGGGCGCGACCTGGGCCACGCAGGTGATGGAGCTGGTGGGCGACGACCCGCCCGCCGGGCTGACCGCGGCGTACACGGCGTGCATGTTCGCGTACGGCGTGGACAAGTTCGGCACGATCGTCAACGACCGGCCCGCCATGCTGGCGCTGTCGGAGCTGATGGACCGGCTGATCGAGCGGGCCGAGCGGGAGGGGCCGCTGCATCCGATGATCAAGCTCAGCAGGGCCGTCATGGCCGCCGCCGCGGGGGAGGACGACCGCGCCGCCGGCCTGATCGAGCAGTACATCGAGAGCGACGATCTCTGGTTGTCCAGCTCCGCCCTCATGGTCGGCGGCCGGCTGCGCAGCGAGGAGCGGCTGGAGCGGTCGGTGGCCGGGTTCAGGCAGCTCGGGGACCGGTGGGGGTTGAGCGAGGCGCTGCTGGGCCTGGCCGAGATGCGGGCCGCCAGGGGAGCGCCGGCGGACGACCTGATCGCCGAGACCTGGTCGCTGACCAGCCGTTGGGTCGGGTCGGACGAGGCGATCTCGACGCTGCTCAGGCTGGCGGAGCTGCGGCTGCGGACCGGCGACCTGGACGGCGCGCGGGATGACCTGGACAGGGCCAGGGCCAGCATCGACGGGGAGACGACGGCGTACACGCGGCTGCTGCTCGGCCTGGCCGAGGCCGCGCACGCCTGCCACCTCGGCGACCTGGACCGGGGCCTGGAGATCTACCGCGGGCTGTTCCCCCTGCTCGACGAGGCCCCGCCGATGGTGCAGCTGGCCGCCGCGCTCAGGACCGCTTATGGCCGGGCGCTGGCGCGCGGCGGCGACCTGGACGCCGGGCTCGAACAGCACCGCCTGGCCCTCGAAGTGCTCGGCACGAGCAGCCCGGACCGGCCGCTGCTGTCGCAGGTGCTGGCCGGGTTCGCGCTGGCCGCGCAGGTCGAGGGCGACCAGGAGCGGGCGGCCGTGCTGTTCGGGGCGTCGGCGGCGGTCGAGCCGCACGACGTCTCGCCCGACACCCTGGAGGGCGCCCGGACGGCCAGGGCCGCGCTCGGTGACGAGCACTACGACGAGTGCTTCGCCAAGGGCGCGGCCATGTCCAGGCAGGAGGTCTACGGGATGGTCGGCAGCACGACGTAG
- a CDS encoding CocE/NonD family hydrolase — MIETTETMTTRDGAELVATLWRPAEDGRFPVLLSRTPYGRAATGPGYHLDVPRLVAAGYAVAIQDVRGTGASQGELRFISGEAADGYDAVRWAATAPWSDGNVGMYGDSYLAITQLLAAQERPEGLKAIAPHVSPAGLYECVYQPGGVPNLNIILTVSAMVLAVDELDRRIALGTATEEDKGRYLAAIGLPHGIDERLRELAERLPLSDQPLLADLVPFYSAWMDTPDPLDPLWRGGIVRHADIEVPALVSTGWYDYFRDGSIEHFEWLGGESRLVVGPWTHFTHERDICGRDYGDQASQEAIDWTGVHLDWFGHWLRGAPLRDRAKVKIFVMGDDAWREEDDWPIRRARPVPYHLGFDGGLSVTPGEGGAAEFVSDPGDPVPTLGGAVMTFEAFGPLDQRPLDGRGDVLRHRTAPLTERVEVSGPVELVARVSSTAASADVTAKLIDVHPDGRAELLTDGVARLTGLVPGEVREVTVRLGAISNAFLPGHRIRIDVAGSNFPRFGRNLDKGTTTLHGPSYVVLPTIP, encoded by the coding sequence ATGATCGAGACCACTGAGACCATGACCACCCGGGACGGCGCCGAGCTGGTGGCGACGCTGTGGCGGCCGGCCGAGGATGGCCGCTTCCCCGTGCTGCTGTCGCGCACCCCGTACGGCCGGGCCGCCACGGGTCCCGGGTACCACCTCGACGTGCCCCGCCTGGTGGCGGCCGGGTACGCGGTGGCCATCCAGGACGTCCGCGGCACCGGCGCCTCGCAGGGCGAGCTCCGGTTCATCAGCGGGGAGGCGGCCGACGGCTACGACGCGGTCCGGTGGGCGGCGACCGCGCCCTGGTCCGACGGAAATGTCGGGATGTATGGGGACTCGTACCTGGCCATCACGCAGCTTCTCGCGGCCCAGGAGCGCCCCGAGGGCCTGAAGGCCATCGCGCCGCACGTCTCCCCCGCCGGCCTGTACGAGTGCGTCTACCAGCCGGGCGGTGTCCCCAACCTCAACATCATCCTCACCGTCAGCGCGATGGTGCTGGCCGTGGACGAGCTGGACCGCCGCATCGCGCTCGGCACGGCCACGGAGGAGGACAAGGGCCGGTACCTGGCGGCCATCGGCCTGCCCCACGGGATCGACGAGCGCCTGCGGGAGCTGGCGGAGCGGCTGCCGCTCAGCGACCAGCCGCTGCTGGCCGACCTGGTGCCCTTCTACTCGGCGTGGATGGACACCCCCGACCCCCTCGACCCGCTCTGGCGGGGCGGGATCGTCCGGCACGCCGACATCGAGGTGCCCGCGCTGGTCAGCACCGGCTGGTACGACTACTTCCGCGACGGCTCCATCGAGCACTTCGAGTGGCTGGGCGGCGAGTCCCGGCTGGTCGTGGGCCCGTGGACGCACTTCACGCACGAGCGGGACATCTGCGGGCGCGACTACGGCGACCAGGCGAGCCAGGAGGCGATCGACTGGACCGGGGTGCACCTCGACTGGTTCGGCCACTGGCTGCGCGGGGCGCCCCTGCGCGACCGGGCGAAGGTGAAGATCTTCGTGATGGGCGACGACGCGTGGCGCGAGGAGGACGACTGGCCCATCCGGCGGGCCAGGCCCGTGCCGTACCACCTGGGCTTCGACGGCGGGCTCAGCGTGACGCCCGGGGAGGGCGGGGCGGCGGAGTTCGTCAGCGACCCCGGCGACCCGGTGCCGACGCTCGGCGGGGCGGTCATGACGTTCGAGGCGTTCGGCCCGCTCGACCAGCGGCCGCTCGACGGGCGCGGCGACGTCCTGCGCCACCGGACGGCGCCTCTCACCGAGCGGGTGGAGGTGAGCGGCCCGGTCGAGCTGGTCGCGCGGGTCTCCTCGACCGCCGCGAGCGCCGACGTCACGGCCAAGCTCATCGACGTCCACCCCGACGGGCGGGCCGAGCTGCTGACCGACGGCGTCGCCAGGCTGACGGGCCTGGTGCCCGGCGAGGTGCGCGAGGTGACCGTACGGCTGGGGGCGATCTCGAACGCCTTCCTGCCCGGACACCGGATCAGGATCGACGTGGCGGGCTCGAACTTCCCCCGATTCGGGCGCAATCTCGACAAGGGCACCACCACGCTGCACGGTCCCTCCTACGTCGTGCTGCCGACCATCCCGTAG
- a CDS encoding ABC transporter permease, whose translation MTTALSQGLTLAWRSLIPLKNQPGQLFGLLFQPVFMIVIFVYLFGGAAGGDRADAVAYMLPGVLVQVALMSTITTGMNLATDIGNGVFDRFRTMPIARSAPLTGRILADLLTLLITVVMSMVVGYAVGFRVTTGPLSALAGLGLVLLLAMALSWGSAWIGLIAKSVTSMQGMATAVLLPLTFGSSAFVPATDMPGWLSWWMGVNPVSHLAGALRGLLTGGPHASDVWITLGWTAALLVLFAPLALRAYNRRVR comes from the coding sequence ATGACCACCGCGCTCTCCCAGGGCCTCACGCTGGCCTGGCGCAGCCTGATCCCCCTGAAGAACCAGCCAGGCCAGCTCTTCGGCCTGCTCTTCCAGCCCGTTTTCATGATCGTCATCTTCGTGTACCTGTTCGGCGGGGCGGCCGGCGGCGACCGGGCGGACGCGGTGGCGTACATGCTGCCCGGCGTGCTCGTCCAGGTGGCGCTGATGTCGACGATCACCACCGGCATGAACCTGGCCACCGACATCGGCAACGGCGTGTTCGACCGGTTCAGGACCATGCCGATCGCCAGGTCCGCGCCGTTGACGGGCCGCATCCTGGCGGACCTGCTCACGCTGCTGATCACCGTCGTGATGTCCATGGTCGTCGGGTACGCCGTCGGCTTCCGCGTCACGACCGGCCCGCTGAGCGCGCTGGCCGGGCTCGGGCTCGTGCTGCTGCTGGCCATGGCGCTGAGCTGGGGCTCGGCCTGGATCGGGCTGATCGCCAAGTCCGTCACGTCCATGCAGGGGATGGCGACGGCCGTTCTGCTGCCGCTCACGTTCGGCAGCAGCGCCTTCGTCCCCGCCACCGACATGCCCGGCTGGCTGAGCTGGTGGATGGGCGTCAACCCCGTCTCCCACCTGGCCGGCGCCCTGCGCGGGCTGCTGACCGGCGGCCCGCACGCCTCCGACGTGTGGATCACGCTCGGCTGGACCGCCGCCCTGCTCGTCCTCTTCGCCCCTCTTGCCCTTCGTGCTTACAACAGGAGAGTCCGATGA
- a CDS encoding ATP-binding cassette domain-containing protein, translated as MKYAIEAEGLVKRYGDKSALDGVDLAARTGSVLGVLGPNGAGKTTAVRVLATLARPDAGRALVGGYDVTRQAAKVRELIGLTGQYASVDEKLTGTQNLLLVGRLLGLSRPAARARASELLARFGLEEAAGRAASGYSGGMRRRLDLAVSLVSRPRILFLDEPTTGLDPHARGELWDVVRELTADGVTVLLTTQYLEEADQLADDLLVIDRGRVAASGTPAELKALAGGHRLDVRPLRAADLEKAETILGAKAADGVVSVPVHDLKVPPVLLRDLDDAGIVLAEHALRLPSLDDVFLTLTGDPR; from the coding sequence ATGAAGTACGCGATCGAAGCCGAAGGGCTCGTCAAGAGGTACGGCGACAAGAGCGCGCTCGACGGCGTCGACCTGGCGGCGCGGACCGGCTCCGTGCTCGGCGTCCTGGGCCCGAACGGCGCGGGCAAGACCACGGCGGTACGCGTCCTGGCCACCCTGGCCCGCCCCGACGCCGGCCGCGCCCTGGTCGGCGGGTACGACGTCACCCGCCAGGCCGCGAAGGTCCGCGAGCTGATCGGCCTGACCGGCCAGTACGCCTCGGTGGACGAGAAGCTCACCGGCACCCAGAACCTGCTGCTGGTGGGCCGCCTGCTCGGCCTGTCACGGCCGGCGGCCAGGGCCAGGGCCAGCGAGCTGCTGGCCCGCTTCGGCCTGGAGGAGGCGGCCGGGCGCGCGGCGAGCGGCTACTCGGGCGGCATGCGCCGCCGCCTCGACCTGGCCGTCAGCCTGGTCAGCCGCCCGCGGATCCTGTTCCTCGACGAGCCGACCACCGGCCTGGACCCCCATGCCCGCGGCGAGCTGTGGGACGTGGTCAGGGAGCTGACCGCCGACGGCGTGACCGTGCTGCTGACCACGCAGTATCTGGAGGAGGCCGACCAGCTCGCCGACGACCTGCTGGTCATCGACCGGGGGCGGGTCGCCGCGTCCGGCACGCCCGCGGAGCTCAAGGCGCTGGCGGGCGGCCACCGGCTCGACGTGCGGCCGCTGCGCGCCGCCGACCTGGAGAAGGCCGAGACCATCCTCGGCGCGAAGGCCGCCGACGGCGTCGTCAGCGTGCCGGTGCACGACCTCAAGGTGCCGCCCGTGCTGCTCAGGGACCTGGACGACGCGGGCATCGTGCTCGCCGAGCACGCCCTGCGCCTGCCCTCCCTCGACGACGTCTTCCTCACCCTGACCGGAGACCCCCGATGA
- a CDS encoding M14 family zinc carboxypeptidase has translation MRHRLLILLAALSLISLTGMTGAGAAAEPPANKQYRVQGPADSRQRSAVAATGAAIEEVAKDSVLVTATEAEVSAIRRLGYRVAEVPRPTSPSGVGTLDFPPADSGYHNYAEMNADINALVAAHPNIVSQSSFGTSYEGRALPLIKISDNVGTDENEPEVLFTAHQHAREHLTVEMALYIMHLLADNYGTDARITNLVNTREIWIMPDLNPDGGEYDIATGSYRSWRKNRQPNSGSSAVGTDLNRNWAYQWGCCGGSSGSTSSETYRGASAESAPEIKAAANWVRSRVVGGVQQIKTNLDWHTYSELVLWPYGYTLSDTAPGLTQDDRDAHATLGQNLASTNGYTPEQASDLYITDGTIDDWMWGAYKIFSFTFEMYPTGANPGFYPPDEQIVPQTTRNREAVLRFLEYSDCVYRIIGKESQYCGTGNPPLTVYSDTFETATGWTANPAGTDTATLGQWERGDPEATSSSGAKQLGTTVSGTNDLVTGRLAGSAAGDQDIDGGVTSIQSPPITLPSTGALNLSFSWYLAHGSNASSADYFRVRVVGNTTTTVLNQAGAASNRNGAWATATAGLNAFAGQTVRILIDAADASGASLVEAGVDDVRITQQP, from the coding sequence GTGCGACACCGATTACTCATCCTGCTGGCAGCCCTCAGCCTGATCAGCCTGACCGGCATGACAGGGGCGGGCGCCGCGGCGGAACCCCCTGCGAACAAGCAGTACCGCGTGCAGGGCCCGGCGGACTCGCGGCAGCGCAGCGCCGTCGCGGCCACCGGAGCGGCCATCGAGGAGGTGGCCAAGGACTCGGTCCTGGTCACGGCCACGGAAGCCGAGGTCTCCGCCATCAGGCGGCTCGGCTACCGGGTGGCGGAGGTGCCGCGCCCGACATCCCCGTCCGGCGTCGGGACGCTTGACTTCCCGCCGGCGGACTCCGGCTACCACAACTACGCGGAGATGAACGCGGACATCAACGCCCTGGTCGCGGCCCATCCGAACATCGTCAGCCAGTCGAGCTTCGGCACCTCGTACGAGGGCCGGGCGCTGCCCCTGATCAAGATCAGCGACAACGTGGGCACGGACGAGAACGAGCCCGAGGTGCTCTTCACCGCCCACCAGCACGCCCGCGAGCACCTGACGGTCGAGATGGCGCTGTACATCATGCACCTGCTGGCCGACAACTACGGCACCGACGCCCGGATCACCAACCTGGTCAACACCAGAGAGATCTGGATCATGCCGGACCTCAACCCGGACGGCGGCGAGTACGACATCGCCACCGGCTCCTACCGCTCCTGGCGCAAGAACCGGCAGCCGAACTCCGGCTCGTCGGCCGTCGGCACCGACCTGAACCGCAACTGGGCCTACCAGTGGGGCTGCTGCGGCGGCTCGTCGGGTTCGACGTCGAGTGAGACGTACCGGGGCGCGAGCGCCGAATCGGCCCCCGAGATCAAGGCGGCGGCCAACTGGGTGCGCAGCCGGGTCGTCGGCGGCGTGCAGCAGATCAAGACCAACCTCGACTGGCACACCTACAGCGAGCTGGTCCTGTGGCCCTACGGCTACACCCTCAGCGACACCGCGCCCGGCCTGACCCAGGACGACCGGGACGCGCACGCCACGCTCGGCCAGAACCTGGCCTCCACCAACGGTTACACGCCGGAGCAGGCCAGCGACCTCTACATCACGGACGGGACCATCGACGACTGGATGTGGGGCGCCTACAAGATCTTCAGCTTCACGTTCGAGATGTACCCGACCGGCGCGAACCCCGGCTTCTACCCGCCGGACGAGCAGATCGTCCCGCAGACCACCCGCAACCGGGAGGCCGTGCTCCGCTTCCTCGAATACTCCGACTGCGTCTACCGGATCATCGGCAAGGAGTCCCAGTACTGCGGCACCGGCAACCCGCCGCTGACCGTCTACTCCGACACCTTCGAGACCGCCACGGGCTGGACGGCCAACCCGGCGGGCACCGACACCGCGACCCTGGGCCAGTGGGAGCGCGGCGACCCCGAGGCCACCAGCTCCAGCGGCGCCAAGCAGCTCGGCACCACGGTCAGCGGCACGAACGACCTGGTCACGGGCCGCCTGGCGGGCTCGGCGGCCGGTGACCAGGACATCGACGGCGGCGTCACCTCGATCCAGTCGCCGCCCATCACGCTGCCGTCCACGGGCGCGCTGAACCTGTCGTTCTCGTGGTACCTGGCGCACGGCTCGAACGCCTCCAGCGCCGACTACTTCCGGGTCCGCGTGGTGGGCAACACCACCACGACGGTCCTGAACCAGGCGGGCGCGGCGTCCAACCGCAACGGCGCCTGGGCAACCGCGACGGCCGGCCTGAACGCGTTCGCGGGCCAGACGGTCCGCATCCTCATCGACGCCGCCGACGCCTCGGGCGCCTCCCTGGTGGAGGCCGGCGTGGACGACGTCAGGATCACCCAGCAGCCGTAG